One segment of Geomonas ferrireducens DNA contains the following:
- a CDS encoding sugar phosphate isomerase/epimerase family protein, which produces MNKRVFAHVPYAQIREHLPFVMERRLNPEIYLSADALDAATPAHLAETARTLQGEGLSCTIHAPFMDLNPGSLERLLRDATMHRFRQVLDAAEILRPEVMVFHPGFDRWRYGEARGAWLELSVAAWQSVLQRTRAIGTAVAVENIFEEEPSTLQALFEAVEDESFGHCFDVGHWNLFKQVSMERWFEALGARIKEVHIHDNGGTKDDHAPPGEGAVDFGLFFRLMERYAPDAAFTIESHSKPHLERSLEVLRPYLG; this is translated from the coding sequence ATGAATAAAAGAGTCTTCGCCCACGTACCGTACGCCCAGATCCGGGAGCATCTCCCCTTTGTCATGGAGCGCCGTCTGAATCCGGAGATTTATCTCTCCGCCGACGCGCTCGACGCGGCAACCCCAGCCCATCTCGCGGAGACCGCGCGGACGCTTCAGGGGGAAGGGCTTTCCTGCACCATCCACGCGCCGTTCATGGACCTGAACCCGGGCTCGCTGGAGCGACTGCTGCGCGACGCCACCATGCACCGTTTCCGGCAGGTGCTCGATGCCGCCGAGATCCTGCGCCCCGAGGTCATGGTGTTCCACCCGGGCTTCGACCGCTGGCGTTACGGAGAGGCGAGGGGGGCGTGGCTTGAGTTGAGCGTCGCGGCATGGCAAAGCGTGTTACAGCGGACCAGGGCGATCGGCACGGCGGTCGCGGTGGAGAATATCTTCGAGGAAGAGCCGTCAACGCTGCAGGCGCTCTTCGAGGCGGTGGAGGATGAGTCTTTCGGGCACTGCTTCGACGTGGGGCACTGGAACCTTTTCAAGCAGGTTTCCATGGAGAGGTGGTTCGAGGCGCTGGGCGCTCGGATCAAGGAAGTGCACATCCATGACAACGGCGGGACGAAGGACGACCATGCACCTCCGGGAGAGGGGGCCGTCGATTTCGGACTGTTCTTCCGCCTGATGGAAAGGTACGCGCCGGACGCCGCATTCACCATAGAGTCGCACAGCAAGCCGCATCTGGAGCGTTCTCTCGAGGTTTTGCGCCCGTACCTCGGTTAG
- a CDS encoding putative quinol monooxygenase, which produces MICVLASIRVKEGAREAFLKIFNENVPKVKGEAGCIEYFPALDVDAALPVQVRDEKVVTIIEKWQSVEALHAHLASPHMLDYKERVRDLVEEVTLKVLQPA; this is translated from the coding sequence ATGATCTGCGTACTGGCTTCGATTCGAGTCAAGGAGGGGGCGCGTGAGGCTTTCCTCAAAATCTTCAACGAGAACGTCCCCAAGGTGAAGGGTGAGGCGGGATGCATCGAGTATTTCCCCGCCCTCGACGTCGACGCCGCTCTTCCCGTACAGGTGCGCGACGAAAAGGTGGTGACCATCATCGAGAAGTGGCAGAGCGTTGAGGCGCTGCATGCGCACCTCGCCTCGCCGCACATGCTCGATTACAAGGAACGGGTACGTGACCTCGTGGAAGAGGTGACCCTCAAGGTGCTGCAGCCGGCTTAG
- a CDS encoding DMT family protein, whose translation MRTIVLLILSNVFMTFAWYAHLKDLRGAPVYVAILASWGIALFEYMLQVPANRAGFGTFSLGQLKIMQEVITLSVFVPFAVFYMGQPLKLDYLWAGLCMAGAVFFIFRG comes from the coding sequence ATGAGAACCATCGTACTGCTGATCCTTTCCAACGTGTTCATGACCTTCGCCTGGTACGCCCACCTGAAGGACCTGCGCGGCGCGCCGGTCTACGTCGCCATCCTCGCCAGTTGGGGCATCGCCCTTTTCGAGTACATGCTGCAGGTCCCCGCGAACCGCGCCGGGTTCGGAACCTTTAGCCTGGGACAATTAAAGATAATGCAGGAAGTCATCACCCTGTCCGTCTTCGTCCCGTTCGCCGTCTTCTACATGGGGCAGCCGCTCAAACTTGACTACCTCTGGGCCGGGCTCTGCATGGCCGGGGCGGTCTTCTTCATCTTCCGCGGGTAA
- a CDS encoding DUF2127 domain-containing protein: MAAKGRSAKGRGLRVVAVFEALKGAAVLLAGCGVLTLVHKDLHHIAVRLVQLLHMNPARHYPSIFIDAANRVTDFQLWMLALSALAYSAVRLIEAYGLWHERRWAEWFGFLSGAVYLPVEMFEIFRKPDALRVAVFLVNLGVVGYLASALKRSRSSRRG; the protein is encoded by the coding sequence ATGGCGGCAAAGGGAAGAAGTGCGAAGGGGCGCGGACTGCGGGTGGTGGCGGTCTTCGAGGCCCTGAAGGGGGCGGCGGTCCTTCTTGCGGGATGCGGGGTACTGACGCTGGTCCACAAGGACCTGCACCATATTGCGGTGCGGCTCGTGCAGCTTTTGCACATGAACCCGGCGCGGCACTACCCGAGCATCTTCATCGACGCTGCAAATCGCGTCACCGACTTTCAGCTCTGGATGCTCGCGCTCTCCGCGCTCGCCTACTCCGCGGTACGCCTCATCGAGGCGTACGGGCTGTGGCACGAGAGGAGATGGGCGGAATGGTTCGGTTTTCTCTCCGGAGCGGTTTACCTGCCCGTCGAGATGTTCGAGATCTTCCGCAAGCCCGACGCCCTGCGTGTCGCGGTATTCCTGGTCAACCTGGGTGTCGTCGGCTACCTCGCCTCCGCCCTCAAACGCTCGCGAAGCTCCCGCCGCGGCTAA